One part of the Paenibacillus silvisoli genome encodes these proteins:
- the rplQ gene encoding 50S ribosomal protein L17, with protein sequence MAYSKLSRDASSRKALFRDLVTDLFLYERIQTTEAKAKELRPIAEKLITLAKRGDLHARRQVAAFVRRETLGEQDAIQKLFSELATRYSERAGGYTRILKLGPRRGDAAPMVYLELVDRA encoded by the coding sequence ATGGCATATTCTAAATTGAGCCGTGACGCTAGCTCCCGGAAAGCATTGTTCCGCGATCTCGTTACTGACTTGTTCTTGTATGAGCGCATTCAAACGACTGAGGCGAAAGCGAAAGAGCTTCGTCCAATCGCTGAGAAGCTGATCACGCTTGCTAAGCGTGGCGATCTTCACGCGCGTCGTCAAGTTGCAGCTTTCGTTCGCCGTGAGACTCTTGGTGAGCAGGATGCAATCCAAAAATTGTTCTCCGAACTGGCTACCCGTTACTCGGAGCGCGCGGGCGGATATACGCGTATCTTGAAACTAGGTCCTCGTCGCGGCGACGCGGCGCCAATGGTTTACCTGGAACTGGTAGATCGCGCGTAG